One stretch of Gopherus flavomarginatus isolate rGopFla2 chromosome 2, rGopFla2.mat.asm, whole genome shotgun sequence DNA includes these proteins:
- the DHX30 gene encoding ATP-dependent RNA helicase DHX30 isoform X3 — protein MFSLNSCRKDSRDLLKEFPQPKNLLNSVIGRALGISHARDKLVYIHTNGPRKKKVTLHIKWPKNVEVEGYGTKKIDAERQAAAAACQLFKGWGLLGPRNELFDAAKYRILADQLGCPEDRWCPESRWRSKSGPSLADLSTCWRRVEPDDSIQSMEQGRMPKAIRREELEEGELEEGELEEGELEEDTIDVTDYLSMAQNEARTPARDMRGGACVEMTDDNNAIRALTQFPLPKNLLAQVIQIATSSSTVKEFMQFRTVGTKTKICKLTLRWPCPMTFAAKGRRKVEAENKAAALACQKLKSLGLVDKNNNPLSHAMYNMTSLRELGENQRRPCHIKVPEATLRKIENYLNHFPVDSRESRPRIADDMMNLSKESGAISDAITGKTYTPMSEGEEVCLSQNLLALWKRRGSSWLESHQLPVDPHKDTILSAIEQNPVVVIAGDTGCGKTTRIPQLLLERYILEGRGARCNVVITQPRRISAISVAQRVAQELGPNMRKNVGYQVRLESKPPARGGALLFCTVGILLRKLQGNPSLEGVSHVIVDEVHERDVNTDFLLILLKGIQKLNPDLRLVLMSATGDNQRFSQYFGDCPVVKVPGFMYPVKEYYLEEILAKLGRHRHRHYEVKQSDDECVLDLELITDLVLQIDAHGDPGGILCFLPGWQEIKGVQQRLLETLGSQNSRYLVLPVHSNIPMMDQQNIFQRPPPGVRKIVLATNIAETSITINDIVHVVDSGTHKEERYDLKTKVSCLETVWVSKSNVVQRRGRAGRCQSGFAYHLFPHSRLDKMPTFQVPEILRTPLENLVVQAKIHMPEKTAVEFLSKALDSPDIKAVDEAVILLQEIGVLDQREALTTLGKRLAQISTDPRLAKAIVLASIYRCLHPLLIIVSCLTRDPFSSSLQNRAEVDKAKAILSRESGSDHLAFVRAVAGWEEVLRRRDSRARDNYLQDYFLYAPSLRFINGLVKQFSENIYETFLVSAPSDCTMPSAACNQYSEEEELVKGVLMAGLYPNLIQVRQGKVTRQGKFKPNSYSYRTKAGTVLLHKSTINREASKLYSRWLTYFMAVKSNGGVFVRDSSQVHPLAVLLMTDTDIHVRDDGWRATVSLTDSDLLVLEGDSYTIRLLRDFRVSLSKMVETCLCYEMSAIPGDLHHQHSQLLDILVDLLKGPPGSFGA, from the exons ATTCCAGAGACTTGTTGAAAGAATTTCCACAGCCGAAAAACTTGCTCAACAGTGTGATTGGAAGAGCCCTGGGGATCTCTCATGCAAGAGACAAACTGGTGTATATCCACACTAACGGGCCAAGAAAAAAG aaagTCACTCTGCACATAAAATGGCCTAAGAATGTGGAAGTGGAAGGCTATGGGACCAAAAAGATTGATGCTGagaggcaggctgcagctgctgcatgccAGCTCTTCAAG ggctgggggttgttaGGGCCAAGGAATGAGCTGTTTGATGCTGCAAAGTACCGAATCCTGGCTGACCAGCTTGGCTGCCCAGAGGACAGGTGGTGCCCCGAAAGCAGATGGCGTTCCAAGTCTGGACCATCTCTAGCTGACTTGTCGACTTGTTGGAGACGGGTGGAACCAGATGACTCCATCCAGTCCATGGAGCAAGGCAGGATGCCTAAAGCAATAAGAAGAGAGGAGCTGGAGGAAGGGGAGCTAGAGGAAGGAGAATTGGAGGAAGGGGAGCTGGAAGAAGACACAATTGATGTTACTGATTACCTATCTATGGCACAGAACGAAGCTCGGACCCCAGCTAGAGACATGAG GGGAGGAGCCTGTGTTGAAATGACAGATGACAACAATGCCATCAGGGCTCTGACCCAGTTCCCTCTACCCAAAAACCTTCTGGCCCAGGTGATTCAGATTGCAACCTCTTCCTCCACAGTCAAG GAATTCATGCAGTTCCGTACTGTGGGCACCAAGACTAAGATCTGCAAGCTCACTCTGCGCTGGCCCTGCCCGATGACCTTCGCCGCCAAGGGCCGCCGCAAGGTTGAGGCCGAGAACAAAGCAGCAGCACTGGCTTGCCAGAAGTTGAAG AGCCTTGGCTTAGTGGATAAGAACAATAATCCACTGAGCCATGCCATGTACAACATGACGTCCCTCAGGGAGCTGGGCGAGAATCAGAGGAGACCCTGCCACATCAAAGTCCCTGAGGCCACCCTGCGTAAGATCGAGAACTACCTGAACCAC ttCCCGGTGGACTCGAGGGAATCCAGGCCTCGGATTGCTGACGACATGATGAACCTGAGTAAGGAGTCTGGTGCTATCAGTGATGCCATCACAGGGAAGACGTACACGCCCATgtcggagggggaggaggtgtgCCTTAGCCAGAACCTCCTGGCCCTTTGGAAGAGGAGGGGTTCATCGTGGCTGGAGAGCCACCAGCTGCCTGTGGATCCTCACAAGGACACCATCTTGTCGGCCATTGAGCAGAATCCTGTGGTGGTAATAGCAGGAGACACTGGCTGTGGGAAAACCACCCGTATccctcagctgctgctggagcgtTACATCCTGGAGGGGCGCGGTGCCCGCTGCAATGTGGTGATCACCCAGCCGAGGAGGATCAGCGCCATCTCGGTCGCCCAGCGGGTTGCGCAGGAGCTGGGTCCCAACATGAGGAAGAACGTGGGTTACCAGGTGCGGCTGGAGAGCAAACCACCTGCCAGGGGAGGAGCCCTGCTCTTCTGCACGGTGGGCATCCTCCTGCGAAAGCTGCAGGGGAACCCCAGCCTGGAGGGGGTCAGCCACGTGATTGTGGACGAGGTCCACGAGCGGGACGTCAACACCGACTTCCTGCTTATCCTGCTGAAGGGCATCCAGAAGCTCAACCCCGACCTGCGCCTGGTCCTGATGAGTGCCACAGGGGACAACCAGCGCTTCTCGCAGTACTTTGGGGACTGCCCCGTGGTCAAGGTGCCAGGGTTCATGTACCCCGTGAAGGAATATTACCTGGAAGAGATCCTGGCCAAGCTGGGCCGGCACAGACACCGGCACTACGAGGTGAAG CAATCAGATGATGAATGTGTCCTCGACCTTGAGCTGATCACTGACCTTGTGCTCCAGATCGATGCCCATGGAGACCCAG GCGGGATCCTCTGTTTccttcctggctggcaggagatcAAAGGAGTGCAGCAGCGCCTGCTGGAAACACTCGGCTCTCAGAACAGCCGGTACCTTGTCTTACCAG TGCACTCCAACATCCCCATGATGGACCAGCAGAACATCTTCCAGCGGCCCCCGCCTGGAGTGAGAAAGATCGTCCTGGCTACCAACATTGCTGAGACCTCCATCACCATCAATGACATCGTGCACGTGGTGGACAGCGGCACTCACAAGGAGGAGCGCTATGACCTCAAAACTAAG GTCTCCTGCCTGGAAACGGTGTGGGTGTCAAAGTCTAACGTCGTGCAGAGGCGAGGGCGTGCTGGCCGCTGCCAGTCGGGCTTTGCCTATCACCTCTTCCCTCACAGCCGCCTGGACAAAATGCCCACTTTCCAGGTCCCTGAAATCCTGCGCACTCCCCTGGAGAACCTGGTGGTGCAGGCCAAGATCCACATGCCAGAGAAGACG gcaGTTGAATTCCTCTCCAAGGCTCTGGATAGCCCTGACATCAAAGCTGTGGATGAAGCAGTGATCCTCCTGCAGGAAATTG GAGTGTTGGATCAGCGGGAAGCCCTCACCACGCTGGGCAAACGCCTGGCCCAAATCTCCACAGACCCTCGGCTGGCCAAAGCCATTGTCTTGGCATCCATCTATCGCTGCCTTCATCCGCTGCTCATCATCGTCTCCTGCCTCACTCGGGACCCCTTCAGCAGCAGCCTTCAGAACCGAGCAGAGGTGGATAAG GCGAAGGCCATTCTGAGCAGAGAGAGCGGGAGCGATCACCTGGCCTTTGTCAGGGCTGTGGCGGGCTGGGAGGAGGTGCTGAGGCGCAGAGACAGCCGGGCCAGAGATAACTACCTGCAGGACTACTTCCTCTACGCCCCCAGCCTGCGCTTCATCAACG GCCTTGTCAAGCAGTTCTCCGAGAACATCTACGAAACCTTCCTGGTGTCAGCGCCCTCAGACTGCACCATGCCCTCTGCGGCCTGCAACCAATAcagcgaggaggaggagctggtgaAAGGCGTCCTCATGGCCGGCCTTTACCCCAACCTCATCCAG GTGAGACAAGGCAAAGTGACCCGGCAGGGAAAGTTCAAGCCCAACAGTTACTCCTATCGGACAAAGGCTGGCACCGTCCTGCTTCACAAGTCGACCATCAACAG GGAGGCCTCTAAGCTGTACAGCCGCTGGCTGACTTACTTCATGGCGGTGAAGTCCAACGGCGGGGTGTTTGTGCGGGACTCCTCCCAGGTCCATCCGCTGGCTGTGCTGCTAATGACTGACACTGATATCCATGTCCGAG ACGATGGCTGGCGGGCGACAGTCTCTCTGACTGACAGTGACCTTCTGGTACTGGAAGGAGACTCGTACACGATCCGCCTCTTGCGTGATTTCCGTGTGTCGCTCTCCAAGATGGTGGAGACCTGCCTGTGTTACGAAATGTCTGCCATCCCGGGGGACCTGCACCATCAACACAGCCAGCTGCTCGACATTCTGGTGGATCTGCTCAAGGGACCTCCTGGCAGCTTTGGCGCCTAG
- the DHX30 gene encoding ATP-dependent RNA helicase DHX30 isoform X1 — MAAPRRLLLALVSGVSGPRRCSRYRRAGRVEAGGATRSLCAGGPLSEPEPGAEEEPGAGEAGAMVKDSRDLLKEFPQPKNLLNSVIGRALGISHARDKLVYIHTNGPRKKKVTLHIKWPKNVEVEGYGTKKIDAERQAAAAACQLFKGWGLLGPRNELFDAAKYRILADQLGCPEDRWCPESRWRSKSGPSLADLSTCWRRVEPDDSIQSMEQGRMPKAIRREELEEGELEEGELEEGELEEDTIDVTDYLSMAQNEARTPARDMRGGACVEMTDDNNAIRALTQFPLPKNLLAQVIQIATSSSTVKEFMQFRTVGTKTKICKLTLRWPCPMTFAAKGRRKVEAENKAAALACQKLKSLGLVDKNNNPLSHAMYNMTSLRELGENQRRPCHIKVPEATLRKIENYLNHFPVDSRESRPRIADDMMNLSKESGAISDAITGKTYTPMSEGEEVCLSQNLLALWKRRGSSWLESHQLPVDPHKDTILSAIEQNPVVVIAGDTGCGKTTRIPQLLLERYILEGRGARCNVVITQPRRISAISVAQRVAQELGPNMRKNVGYQVRLESKPPARGGALLFCTVGILLRKLQGNPSLEGVSHVIVDEVHERDVNTDFLLILLKGIQKLNPDLRLVLMSATGDNQRFSQYFGDCPVVKVPGFMYPVKEYYLEEILAKLGRHRHRHYEVKQSDDECVLDLELITDLVLQIDAHGDPGGILCFLPGWQEIKGVQQRLLETLGSQNSRYLVLPVHSNIPMMDQQNIFQRPPPGVRKIVLATNIAETSITINDIVHVVDSGTHKEERYDLKTKVSCLETVWVSKSNVVQRRGRAGRCQSGFAYHLFPHSRLDKMPTFQVPEILRTPLENLVVQAKIHMPEKTAVEFLSKALDSPDIKAVDEAVILLQEIGVLDQREALTTLGKRLAQISTDPRLAKAIVLASIYRCLHPLLIIVSCLTRDPFSSSLQNRAEVDKAKAILSRESGSDHLAFVRAVAGWEEVLRRRDSRARDNYLQDYFLYAPSLRFINGLVKQFSENIYETFLVSAPSDCTMPSAACNQYSEEEELVKGVLMAGLYPNLIQVRQGKVTRQGKFKPNSYSYRTKAGTVLLHKSTINRQASKLYSRWLTYFMAVKSNGGVFVRDSSQVHPLAVLLMTDTDIHVRDDGWRATVSLTDSDLLVLEGDSYTIRLLRDFRVSLSKMVETCLCYEMSAIPGDLHHQHSQLLDILVDLLKGPPGSFGA; from the exons ATTCCAGAGACTTGTTGAAAGAATTTCCACAGCCGAAAAACTTGCTCAACAGTGTGATTGGAAGAGCCCTGGGGATCTCTCATGCAAGAGACAAACTGGTGTATATCCACACTAACGGGCCAAGAAAAAAG aaagTCACTCTGCACATAAAATGGCCTAAGAATGTGGAAGTGGAAGGCTATGGGACCAAAAAGATTGATGCTGagaggcaggctgcagctgctgcatgccAGCTCTTCAAG ggctgggggttgttaGGGCCAAGGAATGAGCTGTTTGATGCTGCAAAGTACCGAATCCTGGCTGACCAGCTTGGCTGCCCAGAGGACAGGTGGTGCCCCGAAAGCAGATGGCGTTCCAAGTCTGGACCATCTCTAGCTGACTTGTCGACTTGTTGGAGACGGGTGGAACCAGATGACTCCATCCAGTCCATGGAGCAAGGCAGGATGCCTAAAGCAATAAGAAGAGAGGAGCTGGAGGAAGGGGAGCTAGAGGAAGGAGAATTGGAGGAAGGGGAGCTGGAAGAAGACACAATTGATGTTACTGATTACCTATCTATGGCACAGAACGAAGCTCGGACCCCAGCTAGAGACATGAG GGGAGGAGCCTGTGTTGAAATGACAGATGACAACAATGCCATCAGGGCTCTGACCCAGTTCCCTCTACCCAAAAACCTTCTGGCCCAGGTGATTCAGATTGCAACCTCTTCCTCCACAGTCAAG GAATTCATGCAGTTCCGTACTGTGGGCACCAAGACTAAGATCTGCAAGCTCACTCTGCGCTGGCCCTGCCCGATGACCTTCGCCGCCAAGGGCCGCCGCAAGGTTGAGGCCGAGAACAAAGCAGCAGCACTGGCTTGCCAGAAGTTGAAG AGCCTTGGCTTAGTGGATAAGAACAATAATCCACTGAGCCATGCCATGTACAACATGACGTCCCTCAGGGAGCTGGGCGAGAATCAGAGGAGACCCTGCCACATCAAAGTCCCTGAGGCCACCCTGCGTAAGATCGAGAACTACCTGAACCAC ttCCCGGTGGACTCGAGGGAATCCAGGCCTCGGATTGCTGACGACATGATGAACCTGAGTAAGGAGTCTGGTGCTATCAGTGATGCCATCACAGGGAAGACGTACACGCCCATgtcggagggggaggaggtgtgCCTTAGCCAGAACCTCCTGGCCCTTTGGAAGAGGAGGGGTTCATCGTGGCTGGAGAGCCACCAGCTGCCTGTGGATCCTCACAAGGACACCATCTTGTCGGCCATTGAGCAGAATCCTGTGGTGGTAATAGCAGGAGACACTGGCTGTGGGAAAACCACCCGTATccctcagctgctgctggagcgtTACATCCTGGAGGGGCGCGGTGCCCGCTGCAATGTGGTGATCACCCAGCCGAGGAGGATCAGCGCCATCTCGGTCGCCCAGCGGGTTGCGCAGGAGCTGGGTCCCAACATGAGGAAGAACGTGGGTTACCAGGTGCGGCTGGAGAGCAAACCACCTGCCAGGGGAGGAGCCCTGCTCTTCTGCACGGTGGGCATCCTCCTGCGAAAGCTGCAGGGGAACCCCAGCCTGGAGGGGGTCAGCCACGTGATTGTGGACGAGGTCCACGAGCGGGACGTCAACACCGACTTCCTGCTTATCCTGCTGAAGGGCATCCAGAAGCTCAACCCCGACCTGCGCCTGGTCCTGATGAGTGCCACAGGGGACAACCAGCGCTTCTCGCAGTACTTTGGGGACTGCCCCGTGGTCAAGGTGCCAGGGTTCATGTACCCCGTGAAGGAATATTACCTGGAAGAGATCCTGGCCAAGCTGGGCCGGCACAGACACCGGCACTACGAGGTGAAG CAATCAGATGATGAATGTGTCCTCGACCTTGAGCTGATCACTGACCTTGTGCTCCAGATCGATGCCCATGGAGACCCAG GCGGGATCCTCTGTTTccttcctggctggcaggagatcAAAGGAGTGCAGCAGCGCCTGCTGGAAACACTCGGCTCTCAGAACAGCCGGTACCTTGTCTTACCAG TGCACTCCAACATCCCCATGATGGACCAGCAGAACATCTTCCAGCGGCCCCCGCCTGGAGTGAGAAAGATCGTCCTGGCTACCAACATTGCTGAGACCTCCATCACCATCAATGACATCGTGCACGTGGTGGACAGCGGCACTCACAAGGAGGAGCGCTATGACCTCAAAACTAAG GTCTCCTGCCTGGAAACGGTGTGGGTGTCAAAGTCTAACGTCGTGCAGAGGCGAGGGCGTGCTGGCCGCTGCCAGTCGGGCTTTGCCTATCACCTCTTCCCTCACAGCCGCCTGGACAAAATGCCCACTTTCCAGGTCCCTGAAATCCTGCGCACTCCCCTGGAGAACCTGGTGGTGCAGGCCAAGATCCACATGCCAGAGAAGACG gcaGTTGAATTCCTCTCCAAGGCTCTGGATAGCCCTGACATCAAAGCTGTGGATGAAGCAGTGATCCTCCTGCAGGAAATTG GAGTGTTGGATCAGCGGGAAGCCCTCACCACGCTGGGCAAACGCCTGGCCCAAATCTCCACAGACCCTCGGCTGGCCAAAGCCATTGTCTTGGCATCCATCTATCGCTGCCTTCATCCGCTGCTCATCATCGTCTCCTGCCTCACTCGGGACCCCTTCAGCAGCAGCCTTCAGAACCGAGCAGAGGTGGATAAG GCGAAGGCCATTCTGAGCAGAGAGAGCGGGAGCGATCACCTGGCCTTTGTCAGGGCTGTGGCGGGCTGGGAGGAGGTGCTGAGGCGCAGAGACAGCCGGGCCAGAGATAACTACCTGCAGGACTACTTCCTCTACGCCCCCAGCCTGCGCTTCATCAACG GCCTTGTCAAGCAGTTCTCCGAGAACATCTACGAAACCTTCCTGGTGTCAGCGCCCTCAGACTGCACCATGCCCTCTGCGGCCTGCAACCAATAcagcgaggaggaggagctggtgaAAGGCGTCCTCATGGCCGGCCTTTACCCCAACCTCATCCAG GTGAGACAAGGCAAAGTGACCCGGCAGGGAAAGTTCAAGCCCAACAGTTACTCCTATCGGACAAAGGCTGGCACCGTCCTGCTTCACAAGTCGACCATCAACAGGCAA GCCTCTAAGCTGTACAGCCGCTGGCTGACTTACTTCATGGCGGTGAAGTCCAACGGCGGGGTGTTTGTGCGGGACTCCTCCCAGGTCCATCCGCTGGCTGTGCTGCTAATGACTGACACTGATATCCATGTCCGAG ACGATGGCTGGCGGGCGACAGTCTCTCTGACTGACAGTGACCTTCTGGTACTGGAAGGAGACTCGTACACGATCCGCCTCTTGCGTGATTTCCGTGTGTCGCTCTCCAAGATGGTGGAGACCTGCCTGTGTTACGAAATGTCTGCCATCCCGGGGGACCTGCACCATCAACACAGCCAGCTGCTCGACATTCTGGTGGATCTGCTCAAGGGACCTCCTGGCAGCTTTGGCGCCTAG
- the DHX30 gene encoding ATP-dependent RNA helicase DHX30 isoform X2 — protein MGRPRVRRGGAEPAGEGEESDLFTLTEMFSLNSCRKDSRDLLKEFPQPKNLLNSVIGRALGISHARDKLVYIHTNGPRKKKVTLHIKWPKNVEVEGYGTKKIDAERQAAAAACQLFKGWGLLGPRNELFDAAKYRILADQLGCPEDRWCPESRWRSKSGPSLADLSTCWRRVEPDDSIQSMEQGRMPKAIRREELEEGELEEGELEEGELEEDTIDVTDYLSMAQNEARTPARDMRGGACVEMTDDNNAIRALTQFPLPKNLLAQVIQIATSSSTVKEFMQFRTVGTKTKICKLTLRWPCPMTFAAKGRRKVEAENKAAALACQKLKSLGLVDKNNNPLSHAMYNMTSLRELGENQRRPCHIKVPEATLRKIENYLNHFPVDSRESRPRIADDMMNLSKESGAISDAITGKTYTPMSEGEEVCLSQNLLALWKRRGSSWLESHQLPVDPHKDTILSAIEQNPVVVIAGDTGCGKTTRIPQLLLERYILEGRGARCNVVITQPRRISAISVAQRVAQELGPNMRKNVGYQVRLESKPPARGGALLFCTVGILLRKLQGNPSLEGVSHVIVDEVHERDVNTDFLLILLKGIQKLNPDLRLVLMSATGDNQRFSQYFGDCPVVKVPGFMYPVKEYYLEEILAKLGRHRHRHYEVKQSDDECVLDLELITDLVLQIDAHGDPGGILCFLPGWQEIKGVQQRLLETLGSQNSRYLVLPVHSNIPMMDQQNIFQRPPPGVRKIVLATNIAETSITINDIVHVVDSGTHKEERYDLKTKVSCLETVWVSKSNVVQRRGRAGRCQSGFAYHLFPHSRLDKMPTFQVPEILRTPLENLVVQAKIHMPEKTAVEFLSKALDSPDIKAVDEAVILLQEIGVLDQREALTTLGKRLAQISTDPRLAKAIVLASIYRCLHPLLIIVSCLTRDPFSSSLQNRAEVDKAKAILSRESGSDHLAFVRAVAGWEEVLRRRDSRARDNYLQDYFLYAPSLRFINGLVKQFSENIYETFLVSAPSDCTMPSAACNQYSEEEELVKGVLMAGLYPNLIQVRQGKVTRQGKFKPNSYSYRTKAGTVLLHKSTINREASKLYSRWLTYFMAVKSNGGVFVRDSSQVHPLAVLLMTDTDIHVRDDGWRATVSLTDSDLLVLEGDSYTIRLLRDFRVSLSKMVETCLCYEMSAIPGDLHHQHSQLLDILVDLLKGPPGSFGA, from the exons ATTCCAGAGACTTGTTGAAAGAATTTCCACAGCCGAAAAACTTGCTCAACAGTGTGATTGGAAGAGCCCTGGGGATCTCTCATGCAAGAGACAAACTGGTGTATATCCACACTAACGGGCCAAGAAAAAAG aaagTCACTCTGCACATAAAATGGCCTAAGAATGTGGAAGTGGAAGGCTATGGGACCAAAAAGATTGATGCTGagaggcaggctgcagctgctgcatgccAGCTCTTCAAG ggctgggggttgttaGGGCCAAGGAATGAGCTGTTTGATGCTGCAAAGTACCGAATCCTGGCTGACCAGCTTGGCTGCCCAGAGGACAGGTGGTGCCCCGAAAGCAGATGGCGTTCCAAGTCTGGACCATCTCTAGCTGACTTGTCGACTTGTTGGAGACGGGTGGAACCAGATGACTCCATCCAGTCCATGGAGCAAGGCAGGATGCCTAAAGCAATAAGAAGAGAGGAGCTGGAGGAAGGGGAGCTAGAGGAAGGAGAATTGGAGGAAGGGGAGCTGGAAGAAGACACAATTGATGTTACTGATTACCTATCTATGGCACAGAACGAAGCTCGGACCCCAGCTAGAGACATGAG GGGAGGAGCCTGTGTTGAAATGACAGATGACAACAATGCCATCAGGGCTCTGACCCAGTTCCCTCTACCCAAAAACCTTCTGGCCCAGGTGATTCAGATTGCAACCTCTTCCTCCACAGTCAAG GAATTCATGCAGTTCCGTACTGTGGGCACCAAGACTAAGATCTGCAAGCTCACTCTGCGCTGGCCCTGCCCGATGACCTTCGCCGCCAAGGGCCGCCGCAAGGTTGAGGCCGAGAACAAAGCAGCAGCACTGGCTTGCCAGAAGTTGAAG AGCCTTGGCTTAGTGGATAAGAACAATAATCCACTGAGCCATGCCATGTACAACATGACGTCCCTCAGGGAGCTGGGCGAGAATCAGAGGAGACCCTGCCACATCAAAGTCCCTGAGGCCACCCTGCGTAAGATCGAGAACTACCTGAACCAC ttCCCGGTGGACTCGAGGGAATCCAGGCCTCGGATTGCTGACGACATGATGAACCTGAGTAAGGAGTCTGGTGCTATCAGTGATGCCATCACAGGGAAGACGTACACGCCCATgtcggagggggaggaggtgtgCCTTAGCCAGAACCTCCTGGCCCTTTGGAAGAGGAGGGGTTCATCGTGGCTGGAGAGCCACCAGCTGCCTGTGGATCCTCACAAGGACACCATCTTGTCGGCCATTGAGCAGAATCCTGTGGTGGTAATAGCAGGAGACACTGGCTGTGGGAAAACCACCCGTATccctcagctgctgctggagcgtTACATCCTGGAGGGGCGCGGTGCCCGCTGCAATGTGGTGATCACCCAGCCGAGGAGGATCAGCGCCATCTCGGTCGCCCAGCGGGTTGCGCAGGAGCTGGGTCCCAACATGAGGAAGAACGTGGGTTACCAGGTGCGGCTGGAGAGCAAACCACCTGCCAGGGGAGGAGCCCTGCTCTTCTGCACGGTGGGCATCCTCCTGCGAAAGCTGCAGGGGAACCCCAGCCTGGAGGGGGTCAGCCACGTGATTGTGGACGAGGTCCACGAGCGGGACGTCAACACCGACTTCCTGCTTATCCTGCTGAAGGGCATCCAGAAGCTCAACCCCGACCTGCGCCTGGTCCTGATGAGTGCCACAGGGGACAACCAGCGCTTCTCGCAGTACTTTGGGGACTGCCCCGTGGTCAAGGTGCCAGGGTTCATGTACCCCGTGAAGGAATATTACCTGGAAGAGATCCTGGCCAAGCTGGGCCGGCACAGACACCGGCACTACGAGGTGAAG CAATCAGATGATGAATGTGTCCTCGACCTTGAGCTGATCACTGACCTTGTGCTCCAGATCGATGCCCATGGAGACCCAG GCGGGATCCTCTGTTTccttcctggctggcaggagatcAAAGGAGTGCAGCAGCGCCTGCTGGAAACACTCGGCTCTCAGAACAGCCGGTACCTTGTCTTACCAG TGCACTCCAACATCCCCATGATGGACCAGCAGAACATCTTCCAGCGGCCCCCGCCTGGAGTGAGAAAGATCGTCCTGGCTACCAACATTGCTGAGACCTCCATCACCATCAATGACATCGTGCACGTGGTGGACAGCGGCACTCACAAGGAGGAGCGCTATGACCTCAAAACTAAG GTCTCCTGCCTGGAAACGGTGTGGGTGTCAAAGTCTAACGTCGTGCAGAGGCGAGGGCGTGCTGGCCGCTGCCAGTCGGGCTTTGCCTATCACCTCTTCCCTCACAGCCGCCTGGACAAAATGCCCACTTTCCAGGTCCCTGAAATCCTGCGCACTCCCCTGGAGAACCTGGTGGTGCAGGCCAAGATCCACATGCCAGAGAAGACG gcaGTTGAATTCCTCTCCAAGGCTCTGGATAGCCCTGACATCAAAGCTGTGGATGAAGCAGTGATCCTCCTGCAGGAAATTG GAGTGTTGGATCAGCGGGAAGCCCTCACCACGCTGGGCAAACGCCTGGCCCAAATCTCCACAGACCCTCGGCTGGCCAAAGCCATTGTCTTGGCATCCATCTATCGCTGCCTTCATCCGCTGCTCATCATCGTCTCCTGCCTCACTCGGGACCCCTTCAGCAGCAGCCTTCAGAACCGAGCAGAGGTGGATAAG GCGAAGGCCATTCTGAGCAGAGAGAGCGGGAGCGATCACCTGGCCTTTGTCAGGGCTGTGGCGGGCTGGGAGGAGGTGCTGAGGCGCAGAGACAGCCGGGCCAGAGATAACTACCTGCAGGACTACTTCCTCTACGCCCCCAGCCTGCGCTTCATCAACG GCCTTGTCAAGCAGTTCTCCGAGAACATCTACGAAACCTTCCTGGTGTCAGCGCCCTCAGACTGCACCATGCCCTCTGCGGCCTGCAACCAATAcagcgaggaggaggagctggtgaAAGGCGTCCTCATGGCCGGCCTTTACCCCAACCTCATCCAG GTGAGACAAGGCAAAGTGACCCGGCAGGGAAAGTTCAAGCCCAACAGTTACTCCTATCGGACAAAGGCTGGCACCGTCCTGCTTCACAAGTCGACCATCAACAG GGAGGCCTCTAAGCTGTACAGCCGCTGGCTGACTTACTTCATGGCGGTGAAGTCCAACGGCGGGGTGTTTGTGCGGGACTCCTCCCAGGTCCATCCGCTGGCTGTGCTGCTAATGACTGACACTGATATCCATGTCCGAG ACGATGGCTGGCGGGCGACAGTCTCTCTGACTGACAGTGACCTTCTGGTACTGGAAGGAGACTCGTACACGATCCGCCTCTTGCGTGATTTCCGTGTGTCGCTCTCCAAGATGGTGGAGACCTGCCTGTGTTACGAAATGTCTGCCATCCCGGGGGACCTGCACCATCAACACAGCCAGCTGCTCGACATTCTGGTGGATCTGCTCAAGGGACCTCCTGGCAGCTTTGGCGCCTAG